Proteins from one Nitrobacteraceae bacterium AZCC 2146 genomic window:
- a CDS encoding gamma-glutamylcyclotransferase (GGCT)/AIG2-like uncharacterized protein YtfP (product_source=COG2105; cath_funfam=3.10.490.10; cog=COG2105; pfam=PF06094; superfamily=110857): MSALLDRVFVYGTLMRGFDHPMSKLLSAGAEFLGEASCRGRLYMVAHYPGLLLSNDADDIVFGELYRMRQPTDLLATLDDYESVGPGYAPPTLYLRESLPVTLGDGTVSEAWTYIYNRPVEESKRIVSGRFLEP; encoded by the coding sequence ATGAGTGCTCTGCTGGATCGCGTGTTCGTCTACGGCACCCTGATGCGCGGCTTCGATCATCCGATGTCGAAGCTGCTGTCGGCCGGTGCCGAGTTTCTCGGTGAGGCGTCGTGCCGCGGCCGGCTTTACATGGTGGCGCATTATCCGGGGCTGCTGCTGTCGAACGATGCGGACGATATCGTGTTCGGCGAACTCTACCGCATGCGCCAGCCCACCGATCTGCTCGCCACCCTCGACGATTACGAAAGCGTCGGCCCCGGCTACGCACCGCCGACGCTGTATCTGCGCGAGTCGCTGCCGGTCACGCTGGGCGACGGCACGGTGAGCGAAGCATGGACGTATATTTACAATCGGCCGGTGGAAGAATCGAAGCGGATCGTTTCAGGAAGATTTCTGGAGCCGTAA
- a CDS encoding chlorite dismutase (product_source=COG3253; cath_funfam=3.30.70.1100; cog=COG3253; pfam=PF06778; superfamily=54909), whose amino-acid sequence MFTTFRGGNSGAWQVIAMTPAIGEPLPPVPSLSVTHSAAISLPLLPSQTSWRLAGVASHVRYVERTEKQALVAAQAGLGRPEATHAALIPIKKSAAWWDLTQNERRRIFEDKSRHIADSLKYLPAIARQLYHSRDLGEPFDFLTWFEFAPEHAELFEELVEQLRGTEEWNYVEREVDVRLVREKV is encoded by the coding sequence ATGTTCACGACATTCCGGGGCGGCAACAGCGGTGCGTGGCAGGTGATCGCGATGACGCCGGCCATCGGCGAGCCGCTCCCGCCGGTGCCGTCACTCTCGGTGACGCATAGCGCGGCGATCTCGCTACCGCTGCTGCCGTCACAGACCTCGTGGCGCCTCGCCGGTGTCGCCAGCCATGTGCGCTATGTCGAGCGCACCGAGAAACAGGCGCTGGTCGCCGCACAGGCCGGCCTCGGCCGCCCCGAGGCGACCCATGCGGCGCTGATCCCGATCAAGAAATCCGCGGCATGGTGGGACCTGACCCAGAACGAGCGCCGCCGCATTTTCGAAGACAAGTCGCGCCATATCGCCGACAGCCTGAAATACCTGCCGGCGATCGCGCGGCAGCTCTATCACAGCCGCGACCTTGGCGAGCCCTTCGACTTCCTGACCTGGTTCGAATTCGCGCCGGAGCATGCGGAGCTGTTCGAGGAGCTGGTCGAGCAGTTGCGCGGGACGGAGGAGTGGAACTACGTGGAGCGCGAGGTCGACGTGCGGCTGGTGCGGGAGAAGGTCTGA
- a CDS encoding putative MFS family arabinose efflux permease (product_source=COG2814; cath_funfam=1.20.1250.20; cog=COG2814; pfam=PF07690; superfamily=103473; transmembrane_helix_parts=Inside_1_12,TMhelix_13_35,Outside_36_49,TMhelix_50_72,Inside_73_83,TMhelix_84_103,Outside_104_106,TMhelix_107_129,Inside_130_140,TMhelix_141_163,Outside_164_172,TMhelix_173_192,Inside_193_222,TMhelix_223_245,Outside_246_254,TMhelix_255_277,Inside_278_283,TMhelix_284_303,Outside_304_306,TMhelix_307_329,Inside_330_341,TMhelix_342_364,Outside_365_373,TMhelix_374_396,Inside_397_401) produces the protein MSSSHETSAQDDGPGGWLIFSFAVACGVTVANVYYAQPLVGPISDSFGISVATGSFIVTMLQLGYVAGLLFLAPLGDLVENKKLILLTLSALIACLLISTAAPNAGIFIASSLVLGISAVGTQMIIPMAAHLAPERRRGQVVGTVVSGALFGILLARPMSTLIAGTFGWRAVYWMSAAAMCAVLALMAYVLPRRRPEHALTYPRLIHSLWELLITTPVLQRRAAYQALFFGAFSLFWTATPLLLEQPPFSLGHLALSAFLLSGAAGALIAPLAGRLADRGHSRAITGVSIVAMGLSFVLTWIGGTGSLVAMVLAGIVLDAGSQAHLVTGQRSIFSLAPEIRSRLNALYMGLFFFGGAVGSAVSGTAVSHGGAPLVSMIGLGFALLALALYATEFLGKRGRA, from the coding sequence ATGTCCTCATCACACGAAACGTCCGCCCAGGACGACGGTCCCGGCGGCTGGCTGATTTTTTCATTTGCCGTGGCCTGCGGCGTCACCGTTGCCAATGTCTATTACGCGCAGCCGCTGGTGGGGCCGATCAGCGATTCCTTCGGGATCAGCGTCGCCACCGGCAGCTTCATCGTCACCATGCTGCAGCTCGGCTATGTCGCCGGCCTGCTGTTTCTGGCGCCGCTCGGCGATCTCGTCGAGAACAAGAAGCTGATCCTGCTGACGCTCAGCGCCTTGATCGCCTGCCTGCTGATTTCCACGGCGGCGCCCAATGCCGGCATCTTCATCGCCTCATCGCTGGTGCTCGGCATCTCCGCGGTGGGCACCCAGATGATCATCCCGATGGCCGCGCATCTGGCGCCGGAGCGCCGCCGCGGCCAGGTGGTCGGCACCGTGGTGTCAGGCGCGCTGTTCGGCATCCTGCTGGCGCGGCCGATGTCGACGCTGATCGCCGGCACCTTCGGCTGGCGCGCGGTGTACTGGATGTCGGCGGCGGCGATGTGCGCGGTGCTGGCGCTGATGGCCTATGTCCTGCCGCGACGCCGGCCCGAACACGCGCTGACCTATCCCAGACTGATCCACTCGCTGTGGGAATTGCTGATCACCACGCCGGTGCTGCAGCGGCGCGCCGCCTATCAGGCGCTGTTCTTCGGCGCCTTCAGCCTGTTCTGGACCGCGACGCCGCTGCTGCTGGAGCAGCCGCCGTTCTCGCTCGGACATCTCGCGCTGTCGGCCTTCCTGCTCAGCGGCGCGGCGGGCGCGCTGATCGCGCCATTGGCGGGCCGGCTCGCCGACCGCGGCCACAGCCGTGCGATAACCGGCGTCTCCATCGTCGCGATGGGCTTGAGTTTTGTGCTGACCTGGATCGGCGGCACCGGCTCGCTGGTCGCCATGGTACTGGCGGGGATCGTGCTCGATGCCGGCTCGCAGGCGCATCTGGTCACCGGGCAGCGCTCGATCTTTTCGTTGGCGCCCGAAATCCGCAGCCGGCTCAACGCGCTGTATATGGGCCTGTTCTTCTTCGGCGGCGCGGTGGGTTCGGCCGTCAGCGGCACCGCGGTGTCGCACGGCGGCGCGCCGCTGGTAAGCATGATCGGGCTGGGCTTCGCACTGCTGGCGCTGGCGCTCTATGCGACGGAGTTTTTGGGGAAGCGCGGGCGCGCCTAG
- a CDS encoding DNA primase (product_source=KO:K02316; cath_funfam=3.40.1360.10,3.90.580.10,3.90.980.10; cog=COG0358; ko=KO:K02316; pfam=PF01807,PF08275,PF10410,PF13662; smart=SM00400; superfamily=56731,57783; tigrfam=TIGR01391) → MHNATMRFTPQFLDDLRARLPVSEVVSKRVKLKKAGREWKGLSPFQQEKSPSFFVNDEKGFYHDFSSGKHGDIISFLMETDGCSFPEAVERLAQMAGVALPAATPDAARHEQRRKTLYDVMDLAAKFFADTLTSRNGAKARGYLADRQISPSVQLQFRLGYAPAERFALKEYLGAAGIPVADMVEAGLLVGGDDIPVPYDRFRDRVMFPITDLRGRVIAFGGRALEKDISAKYLNSPETPLFHKGDNLYNFPTARTASHNGAVLVVVEGYVDVIAMVGVGFAATVAPLGTALTENQLQLLWKMADEPILCFDGDKAGQKAAWRAAEMALPHLKPGKSLRFALLPEGQDPDDLARSGGRIAVEEVISAARSLSDLIWARAIEGGDFATPERRAALEARINELANGIRDDVVKKYYRQDLAERLHRTFAPQGGFGGNRGFGGGGFRGGGGGFGGRPGGGRTFTPGAAGRSEPRGRSSASAGSQTINRAPYQVMSPQLATSSIMRGQRSAISRREALIVQSLINHPWLLHDRLEEVAALELAHPEMHRLRAGIIAAFAHEHHHGDEAEQSEQMRSDLVKAGFSEQLQHVERAITTKDVWAAQPGAAREDVLSTWTQLVALHRQWHSLLRELKDAELALGEEASETNYGWLRDVKARLAEVDGIEALIEGFGESSGRFLRSS, encoded by the coding sequence ATGCATAACGCCACCATGCGCTTCACGCCCCAATTCCTCGACGATCTGCGTGCCCGGCTTCCCGTCTCGGAAGTCGTGAGCAAGCGCGTCAAGCTGAAGAAGGCCGGGCGGGAGTGGAAGGGGCTGTCGCCGTTCCAGCAGGAGAAGTCGCCGTCGTTTTTCGTCAATGACGAGAAGGGATTTTACCACGATTTCTCCAGTGGCAAGCATGGCGACATCATCAGTTTCCTGATGGAGACCGACGGTTGCAGTTTTCCCGAAGCGGTGGAACGGCTGGCGCAGATGGCCGGGGTGGCGCTGCCGGCGGCGACGCCGGACGCCGCGCGCCACGAGCAGCGCCGCAAGACCCTGTATGACGTCATGGACCTCGCCGCAAAATTCTTCGCGGACACGTTGACCTCGCGCAATGGCGCCAAGGCCCGCGGCTATCTCGCCGACCGCCAGATATCGCCGTCGGTGCAGCTGCAATTCCGCCTCGGCTACGCGCCGGCTGAGCGTTTTGCGCTGAAGGAATATCTCGGCGCCGCCGGCATTCCCGTCGCGGACATGGTCGAGGCCGGCCTGCTGGTCGGCGGCGACGATATCCCGGTGCCCTATGATCGCTTTCGCGACCGGGTGATGTTTCCGATCACCGACCTGCGCGGCCGTGTCATCGCCTTTGGCGGACGTGCTTTGGAAAAGGACATCTCGGCGAAGTACCTGAATTCGCCGGAAACCCCTTTGTTTCACAAGGGCGACAATCTCTACAATTTCCCGACCGCGCGCACCGCGAGCCATAACGGCGCGGTGCTGGTGGTGGTCGAGGGCTATGTCGACGTCATCGCCATGGTCGGCGTCGGCTTTGCCGCCACCGTGGCGCCGCTCGGCACCGCATTGACCGAAAATCAGCTGCAGCTGTTGTGGAAGATGGCCGACGAGCCGATCCTGTGTTTCGACGGCGACAAGGCCGGCCAGAAGGCGGCGTGGCGCGCCGCCGAGATGGCGCTGCCGCACCTCAAGCCCGGCAAGAGTCTCCGTTTTGCGCTGCTGCCGGAGGGCCAGGACCCCGACGATCTCGCCCGCTCCGGCGGCCGCATTGCCGTGGAAGAAGTCATCTCAGCGGCGCGCAGCCTGTCCGATCTGATCTGGGCCCGCGCTATCGAAGGCGGCGACTTCGCCACGCCGGAGCGCCGCGCGGCGCTGGAGGCCCGCATCAACGAACTCGCCAACGGCATCCGCGACGACGTCGTGAAGAAATACTATCGCCAGGATCTCGCCGAGCGGCTGCACCGCACCTTTGCGCCGCAGGGCGGTTTCGGCGGCAACCGCGGCTTCGGCGGCGGTGGCTTCCGCGGCGGCGGAGGCGGCTTCGGCGGCAGACCCGGCGGTGGCCGCACCTTCACTCCCGGCGCCGCGGGCCGAAGCGAGCCGCGTGGCCGCTCCAGTGCGTCGGCCGGCAGCCAGACCATCAACCGCGCGCCCTACCAGGTGATGAGCCCGCAGCTCGCCACCTCCTCGATCATGCGCGGCCAGCGCAGCGCGATTTCCCGCCGCGAGGCGCTGATCGTCCAGTCGCTGATCAACCACCCCTGGCTGCTGCACGACCGGCTCGAGGAAGTCGCCGCCCTGGAGCTGGCGCACCCCGAGATGCACCGGCTGCGTGCCGGCATCATCGCCGCCTTCGCCCATGAGCATCATCATGGCGACGAGGCCGAGCAAAGCGAGCAAATGCGTTCAGATCTGGTTAAAGCCGGATTTTCAGAGCAATTACAGCATGTTGAAAGGGCGATTACGACCAAGGACGTGTGGGCGGCGCAGCCCGGGGCGGCGCGGGAGGATGTTCTTTCCACCTGGACGCAGCTAGTTGCCTTGCATCGCCAGTGGCACTCCTTACTTAGGGAGCTGAAGGATGCCGAGCTGGCTTTGGGGGAAGAGGCCAGCGAGACAAATTATGGATGGCTACGCGACGTCAAGGCACGGCTCGCCGAGGTGGACGGTATCGAGGCCCTGATTGAGGGGTTCGGCGAATCATCGGGCCGCTTCCTGCGCAGTTCGTGA
- a CDS encoding RNA polymerase primary sigma factor (product_source=KO:K03086; cath_funfam=1.10.10.10,1.10.601.10; cog=COG0568; ko=KO:K03086; pfam=PF00140,PF03979,PF04539,PF04542,PF04545,PF04546; superfamily=88659,88946; tigrfam=TIGR02393), whose product MATKAKTLQTKDKEKDDKAADAPEKDSPDAPSPLLDLSDAAVKKMIKQAKKRGFVTFDQLNEVLPSDTTSPEQIEDIMSMLSDMGINVSESDDADNDEEETKEEAEEEPDNELVEVTQKAVTETKKSEPGERTDDPVRMYLREMGTVELLSREGEIAIAKRIEAGREAMIAGLCESPLTFQAIIIWRDELNEGKIFLRDIIDLEATYAGPDAKNNMNPALIAAPVGADGEVSANDASVTAPPAAPPSPTPFRPAPPRAAPAAAPAGESTSEAASDGDMDDDEFENQMSLAAIEAELKPKVVETFDKIADNYKKLRRLQEQDIANQLQNETLSPAQERKYKKLKDDIIVEVKSLRLNQARIDSLVEQLYDINKRLVSFEGRLLRLGDSHGVAREDFLRNYVGSELDPKWINRVSKLSAKGWKNFVAIEKDRIKELRHEIQQLAGLTGLEIGEFRKIVHGVQKGEREARQAKKEMVEANLRLVISIAKKYTNRGLQFLDLIQEGNIGLMKAVDKFEYRRGYKFSTYATWWIRQAITRSIADQARTIRIPVHMIETINKIVRTSRQMLNEIGREPTPEELAEKLGMPLEKVRKVLKIAKEPLSLETPVGDEEDSHLGDFIEDKNAILPIDAAIQSNLRETTTRVLASLTPREERVLRMRFGIGMNTDHTLEEVGQQFSVTRERIRQIEAKALRKLKHPSRSRKLRSFLDN is encoded by the coding sequence ATGGCCACCAAGGCAAAGACCCTGCAGACCAAAGACAAGGAAAAAGACGACAAGGCTGCAGACGCCCCGGAAAAGGATTCTCCGGACGCGCCGTCGCCGTTGCTCGACCTGTCGGACGCTGCCGTCAAGAAGATGATCAAGCAGGCCAAGAAGCGCGGCTTCGTGACCTTCGATCAGCTCAACGAAGTTTTGCCGTCTGATACCACCTCGCCGGAACAGATCGAAGACATCATGTCGATGCTCTCCGACATGGGCATCAACGTGTCCGAGTCCGATGATGCCGACAACGACGAGGAAGAGACCAAGGAAGAGGCCGAGGAAGAGCCCGACAACGAACTCGTCGAGGTCACCCAGAAGGCCGTCACCGAAACCAAGAAGTCCGAGCCCGGCGAGCGCACCGACGATCCCGTCCGCATGTATCTGCGCGAGATGGGCACCGTCGAGCTGTTGTCGCGCGAAGGCGAAATCGCCATCGCCAAGCGCATCGAGGCCGGCCGCGAGGCGATGATCGCGGGCCTCTGCGAAAGCCCGCTGACCTTCCAGGCCATCATCATCTGGCGCGATGAACTCAACGAAGGAAAGATCTTCCTCCGCGACATCATCGATCTCGAAGCCACCTATGCCGGCCCCGACGCCAAGAACAACATGAACCCGGCGCTGATCGCAGCCCCCGTCGGCGCTGACGGCGAAGTGTCCGCGAACGATGCCTCCGTCACCGCGCCGCCGGCCGCGCCGCCGTCGCCGACCCCGTTCCGTCCGGCGCCGCCGCGCGCCGCGCCCGCGGCGGCACCTGCCGGCGAGAGCACGTCCGAAGCCGCCAGCGATGGCGACATGGACGACGACGAGTTCGAGAACCAGATGTCGCTCGCCGCCATCGAGGCCGAGCTGAAGCCGAAGGTCGTGGAGACCTTCGACAAGATCGCCGACAACTACAAGAAGCTGCGCCGCCTGCAGGAGCAGGACATCGCCAACCAGCTGCAGAACGAAACCCTGTCGCCGGCGCAGGAGCGCAAGTACAAGAAGCTCAAGGACGATATCATCGTCGAGGTGAAGTCGCTGCGGCTGAACCAGGCCCGTATCGATTCGCTGGTCGAGCAGCTCTACGACATCAACAAGCGCCTCGTCTCGTTCGAGGGCCGCCTGCTGCGCCTCGGCGACAGCCACGGCGTCGCCCGCGAAGACTTCCTGCGCAACTATGTCGGCTCGGAGCTCGATCCGAAATGGATCAACCGCGTCTCGAAACTGTCCGCCAAGGGCTGGAAGAACTTTGTCGCGATCGAGAAGGATCGCATCAAGGAATTGCGCCACGAGATCCAGCAGCTTGCCGGCCTCACCGGTCTCGAGATCGGCGAATTCCGCAAGATCGTGCACGGCGTGCAGAAGGGCGAGCGCGAAGCGCGCCAGGCCAAGAAGGAAATGGTCGAGGCCAACCTGCGTCTCGTGATTTCGATCGCCAAGAAATACACCAACCGCGGCCTGCAGTTCCTCGATCTGATCCAGGAAGGCAACATTGGTTTGATGAAGGCGGTGGACAAATTCGAATACCGCCGCGGCTACAAGTTCTCGACCTATGCGACCTGGTGGATCCGCCAGGCGATCACCCGCTCGATCGCCGACCAGGCCCGCACCATCCGCATTCCCGTGCACATGATCGAGACCATCAACAAGATCGTGCGCACGAGCCGGCAGATGCTGAACGAGATCGGCCGCGAGCCGACCCCGGAAGAGCTCGCCGAAAAGCTCGGCATGCCCTTGGAGAAGGTCCGCAAGGTCCTCAAGATCGCCAAGGAGCCGCTGTCGCTCGAAACCCCCGTGGGTGACGAGGAAGATTCGCATCTCGGCGATTTCATCGAGGACAAGAACGCGATCCTGCCGATCGACGCCGCGATCCAGTCCAACCTGCGCGAAACCACCACCCGCGTGCTGGCTTCGCTGACGCCGCGCGAGGAGCGCGTACTGCGCATGCGCTTCGGCATCGGCATGAACACCGACCACACGCTGGAAGAAGTCGGCCAGCAGTTCTCGGTGACCCGCGAACGTATTCGCCAGATCGAAGCGAAAGCACTGCGCAAGCTGAAGCATCCCTCCAGGTCCCGCAAGCTGCGCAGCTTCCTCGATAACTGA
- a CDS encoding hypothetical protein (product_source=Hypo-rule applied; superfamily=51556), producing MAMMLAPLSLHDGDALPSAAGGVGPFSGGNAQTINPWRWIANVMGNQFSLFTVNLGRSSAPEVEAEILQDVGSYGRQIGRISEVVEVLVRRLPRDTLSEDELAAVEDFSAQMREIKRIKERHGR from the coding sequence ATGGCCATGATGCTTGCCCCTCTGTCGCTCCACGATGGCGATGCGCTGCCTTCCGCCGCGGGCGGCGTGGGGCCGTTCTCCGGCGGCAACGCCCAGACTATCAATCCGTGGCGCTGGATAGCCAATGTGATGGGCAACCAGTTCAGCCTCTTCACCGTCAACCTCGGCCGCTCCAGCGCGCCGGAGGTGGAAGCCGAGATCTTGCAGGACGTCGGCTCCTACGGCCGCCAGATCGGCCGCATCAGCGAGGTCGTCGAGGTACTGGTCCGCCGCCTGCCGCGCGACACGCTCAGCGAAGACGAACTCGCTGCCGTCGAGGATTTTTCCGCGCAGATGCGCGAGATCAAGCGGATCAAGGAGCGGCATGGAAGGTGA
- a CDS encoding transglutaminase-like putative cysteine protease (product_source=COG1305; cog=COG1305; pfam=PF01841,PF08379; smart=SM00460; superfamily=54001): MNDLTMPLLTIHHKTEYRYAHPVAFGEHRVMLRPRDGHDLRMLTGKLEITPEPMSLRWIHDVFGNSVAIATFDERARTLTVNSTATIEHMPSDEFALTPDDKAYFYPFLYNGEELPDLQHYITPQYGDPDGELSYWAREFLDPEGPTPTFNILSGMTHGIRKQFTYRKRHDHGTQHPLDTLQTKSGTCRDFALFMIEALRRLGIAARFVSGYLFIHGNRERGYVGGGSTHAWVQVYLPAAGWIEFDPTNGIVGSRDLIRVAVARDPRQAIPLHGTYLGTADAFLSMDVSINVVSAGEDAKA, encoded by the coding sequence ATGAATGATTTGACGATGCCCCTGCTGACGATTCATCACAAGACCGAATACCGCTACGCACATCCCGTTGCGTTTGGCGAACACCGCGTCATGCTGCGCCCGCGCGATGGCCACGATCTGCGCATGCTTACCGGCAAGCTCGAGATTACGCCGGAGCCGATGTCGCTGCGCTGGATCCACGACGTGTTCGGCAACAGTGTGGCCATCGCCACCTTCGACGAGCGTGCGCGCACGCTGACCGTCAATTCGACGGCGACCATCGAGCACATGCCATCCGACGAATTCGCGTTGACGCCGGACGACAAGGCCTACTTCTATCCGTTCCTCTACAATGGCGAGGAGCTGCCGGATCTGCAGCATTACATCACGCCGCAATATGGTGATCCCGACGGCGAGCTGTCGTACTGGGCGCGCGAGTTTCTCGATCCGGAAGGCCCGACGCCGACGTTCAATATTCTCAGCGGCATGACTCACGGCATTCGCAAGCAGTTCACCTATCGCAAGCGCCACGATCACGGCACCCAGCATCCGCTCGATACGCTACAGACCAAATCCGGCACCTGCCGCGATTTCGCGCTGTTCATGATCGAGGCGCTGCGCCGGCTCGGCATCGCCGCGCGCTTCGTCTCCGGCTATCTGTTCATCCATGGCAATCGCGAGCGCGGCTATGTCGGCGGCGGCTCGACCCATGCCTGGGTGCAGGTCTATCTGCCGGCGGCGGGCTGGATCGAATTCGATCCCACCAACGGCATCGTCGGCAGCCGCGATCTCATTCGCGTCGCGGTGGCGCGCGATCCGCGCCAGGCGATCCCGCTGCACGGCACCTATCTCGGTACGGCTGACGCCTTCCTCAGCATGGATGTCAGCATCAATGTCGTCTCAGCCGGCGAAGACGCAAAGGCGTAA
- a CDS encoding transglutaminase-like putative cysteine protease (product_source=COG1305; cog=COG1305; pfam=PF01841; smart=SM00460; superfamily=54001) — MEIRVGFEITYAAKQPTPMVTMLNIHPSRYGDIVGTESITTEPNVPITYYRDSFGNVCGRLVAPAGGITFRGDTLVRDSGLPDVVVPSAKQLPIDELPDECLLYLMASRYCETDKLTDVAWSLFGHTEPGWQRVQTIIAFVHNHVKFGYQHAHAMKSAHDVYEQGNGVCRDYAHLALTFCRCMGIPARYCTGYMGDIGIPYDGSVMDFSGWFEVYLSGRWYTCDARHNKPRIGRILMGTGRDAADVALTTSFGRMDLVKFFVISDEIKHLAA; from the coding sequence ATGGAAATCAGGGTTGGCTTTGAAATCACCTACGCGGCCAAGCAGCCGACGCCGATGGTGACGATGCTGAACATCCATCCCTCGCGCTATGGCGACATCGTCGGCACCGAATCCATCACCACCGAGCCCAACGTGCCGATCACCTACTATCGCGACAGTTTTGGCAATGTCTGCGGCCGGCTGGTGGCGCCTGCCGGCGGCATCACCTTTCGCGGCGACACCCTGGTGCGCGACTCAGGTTTGCCCGACGTCGTGGTGCCCTCCGCAAAACAGCTGCCGATCGATGAGTTGCCGGACGAATGCCTGCTGTATCTGATGGCGAGCCGCTACTGCGAGACCGACAAGCTCACCGACGTCGCGTGGTCGCTGTTCGGCCACACCGAACCAGGCTGGCAGCGCGTGCAAACGATCATCGCCTTCGTGCACAACCACGTCAAATTCGGCTATCAGCACGCCCACGCCATGAAGTCGGCGCACGACGTCTACGAGCAGGGCAATGGCGTCTGTCGCGACTACGCGCATCTGGCGCTGACCTTCTGCCGCTGCATGGGAATTCCGGCGCGCTACTGCACCGGCTACATGGGCGATATCGGGATTCCCTATGACGGCTCGGTGATGGACTTTTCCGGCTGGTTCGAAGTGTATCTGTCGGGCCGCTGGTACACGTGCGACGCCCGTCACAACAAGCCGCGGATCGGACGAATCCTGATGGGCACCGGCCGCGACGCCGCCGATGTCGCGCTGACGACCAGCTTCGGCCGCATGGATTTGGTGAAATTCTTCGTCATCAGTGACGAAATCAAGCACCTGGCGGCGTAG
- a CDS encoding hypothetical protein (product_source=Hypo-rule applied; transmembrane_helix_parts=Outside_1_14,TMhelix_15_32,Inside_33_41) — translation MEGEERCSGPDVAALIRARLLFPWIIIAAQVVTNRQMAGAG, via the coding sequence ATGGAAGGTGAGGAGAGGTGCAGTGGCCCGGATGTCGCTGCACTCATCCGGGCACGCTTGCTGTTTCCGTGGATCATCATCGCGGCGCAGGTGGTGACGAACAGGCAGATGGCGGGGGCAGGGTGA